The Rhodopseudomonas palustris genome window below encodes:
- a CDS encoding DUF6163 family protein — MSEIQPSSRDHAPRDPSIGVAAIAPERDDLHENDWTQRLVLFLRVMAVISICKGLYHWAQITGFVGGEDDAFEYQSMAWQTATVYFAVIELVAAIGLWLATPWGAVVWLTTVVSMAVIELMFPAIYGGSLLVVSIEALLLAAYLALAWMAARERPP, encoded by the coding sequence ATGTCCGAAATCCAGCCCTCGTCGCGTGACCACGCCCCGCGCGACCCCTCGATCGGGGTCGCGGCGATCGCGCCGGAACGCGACGACCTCCACGAGAACGACTGGACCCAGCGCCTGGTGCTGTTCCTGCGCGTGATGGCGGTGATCTCGATCTGCAAGGGACTGTATCACTGGGCCCAGATCACCGGCTTCGTCGGCGGCGAAGACGACGCCTTCGAATATCAGTCAATGGCGTGGCAGACGGCCACGGTCTATTTCGCCGTGATCGAACTCGTGGCGGCGATCGGGCTGTGGCTGGCGACGCCCTGGGGCGCAGTGGTCTGGTTGACCACTGTGGTGTCGATGGCGGTGATCGAGCTGATGTTCCCGGCGATCTACGGCGGCAGCCTGCTGGTCGTCTCGATCGAGGCGCTGCTGCTCGCGGCTTATCTGGCGCTGGCCTGGATGGCCGCCCGTGAACGACCGCCATAG
- the hemB gene encoding porphobilinogen synthase, with translation MAIKFGRPIEMRDPAPRPSAPSLDLTVRPRRNRKTEWARRLVRENVLTTDDLIWPMFVIDGDNKRAPIASMPGVERLSVDQVVRAAERAAKLDIPCIALFPYTEPSLRDEHGTEATNAENLVCRTVRAIKKEFPEIGVLCDVALDPFTSHGHDGLIVDGRILNDETVAVLVRQALVQAEAGCDVIAPSDMMDGRIGAIREGLDDAGFQDVQIMAYAAKYASAFYGPFRDAIGSAKALTGDKRTYQMDPANTDEAIREVELDLAEGADMVMVKPGMPYLDIVRRVKETFAVPTFAYQVSGEYAMIAAAANNGWLDGERAMMESLLGFKRAGADGVLTYFAPQAAEKLKKQG, from the coding sequence ATGGCGATCAAATTCGGCCGTCCCATCGAAATGCGCGACCCCGCCCCCCGGCCGTCCGCCCCATCCCTCGACCTCACGGTGCGCCCGCGCCGCAACCGCAAGACCGAATGGGCCCGTCGGCTGGTGCGCGAGAACGTGCTGACCACCGACGATCTGATCTGGCCGATGTTCGTGATCGACGGCGACAACAAGCGTGCGCCGATCGCCTCGATGCCCGGCGTCGAGCGGCTCAGCGTCGATCAGGTGGTTCGCGCCGCCGAGCGCGCCGCCAAACTCGACATCCCTTGCATTGCACTGTTCCCGTACACCGAGCCGTCGCTGCGCGACGAGCACGGCACGGAAGCGACCAATGCCGAGAATCTGGTGTGCCGGACGGTTCGCGCCATCAAGAAGGAGTTCCCCGAGATCGGCGTGCTGTGCGACGTGGCGCTCGACCCGTTCACCAGCCATGGCCATGACGGCCTGATCGTGGACGGCCGCATCCTCAACGACGAAACCGTCGCGGTGCTGGTCCGACAGGCGCTGGTCCAGGCCGAGGCCGGCTGCGACGTGATCGCGCCGTCCGACATGATGGACGGCCGCATCGGCGCGATCCGCGAAGGCCTCGACGACGCCGGCTTCCAGGACGTCCAGATCATGGCCTATGCGGCGAAATACGCCTCCGCGTTCTACGGCCCGTTCCGCGATGCGATCGGCTCGGCCAAGGCGCTGACCGGCGACAAGCGCACCTATCAGATGGACCCGGCCAACACCGACGAGGCAATTCGCGAAGTCGAGCTCGATCTCGCCGAGGGCGCCGACATGGTCATGGTGAAGCCGGGCATGCCCTATCTCGACATCGTCCGCCGCGTGAAGGAAACCTTCGCGGTGCCCACCTTCGCCTATCAGGTGTCCGGCGAATACGCGATGATCGCCGCCGCCGCCAACAATGGCTGGCTCGACGGCGAGCGCGCGATGATGGAAAGCCTGCTCGGCTTCAAGCGCGCCGGCGCCGACGGCGTGCTCACCTACTTCGCCCCGCAGGCCGCCGAGAAGCTGAAGAAACAGGGCTGA
- a CDS encoding RDD family protein, whose protein sequence is MSDYGSNGPGARGNTDWRDEGETFDPWRNPELFQGVLTKRVFAFLIDLVVLSIPVILAIIFITVFGVITLGLGWMLFWIVSPASVIWALIYYGASLGGPHSATLGMRAMGIEMATWTGEPGYFVLGVVHAFLFWLSVSMLTPLVLLVGLFNGRSRLLHDILLGTVVINSMAAAPQPARSY, encoded by the coding sequence ATGTCTGACTACGGTTCGAACGGGCCTGGTGCGCGTGGAAATACCGACTGGCGCGACGAAGGCGAAACCTTCGATCCCTGGCGCAATCCGGAACTATTCCAGGGTGTGCTGACCAAGCGCGTGTTCGCGTTTCTGATAGACTTGGTCGTGCTCTCGATCCCGGTGATTCTGGCCATCATCTTCATCACCGTGTTCGGCGTGATCACTCTCGGACTGGGTTGGATGCTGTTCTGGATCGTATCGCCGGCGTCGGTGATCTGGGCGCTGATCTATTACGGCGCGTCGCTCGGCGGGCCGCATTCGGCGACGCTCGGGATGCGGGCGATGGGCATCGAAATGGCGACGTGGACCGGCGAGCCGGGCTATTTCGTGCTCGGCGTGGTGCACGCGTTCCTGTTCTGGCTGTCGGTCTCGATGCTGACGCCGCTGGTGCTGCTGGTCGGCCTGTTCAACGGCCGCAGCCGGCTGCTCCACGATATCCTGCTCGGAACGGTGGTGATCAACAGCATGGCGGCCGCACCACAGCCGGCGCGTTCGTATTGA
- a CDS encoding arginyltransferase — protein sequence MTQHSRDTPQFYLTAPSPCPYLPGRHERKVFTHLVGNKAGELNDLLTHGGFRRSQSIAYRPACDQCRSCVSVRVIANEFRPSRNQRKILARNADIVGEQRNPVPTSEQYSVFRAYLDQRHRHGGMADMTVLDYAMMVEDSHVETRIIEYRRRTPDTGITGRGGDLIAAALTDVLNDGLSMVYSFYEPGEQNRSLGTFMILDHIARARRLGLPYVYLGYWIEGSKKMDYKGRYLPQQRLASSGWIRVDASGEHPEPQD from the coding sequence GTGACACAGCACTCGCGCGACACCCCGCAGTTTTATCTGACGGCCCCCTCGCCATGCCCGTATCTGCCGGGCCGGCACGAGCGCAAGGTGTTCACCCATCTGGTCGGCAACAAGGCCGGCGAGCTGAACGACCTTCTCACCCATGGGGGCTTCAGACGTAGCCAGTCGATCGCCTACCGCCCGGCCTGCGACCAGTGCCGGTCCTGCGTGTCGGTCCGCGTGATCGCCAACGAATTCCGACCCTCGCGCAACCAGCGCAAGATCCTCGCGCGCAACGCCGACATCGTCGGCGAGCAGCGCAATCCGGTGCCGACCTCCGAGCAGTATTCCGTCTTCCGTGCCTATCTCGACCAGCGCCATCGCCACGGCGGCATGGCCGACATGACCGTGCTCGACTACGCGATGATGGTCGAGGACAGCCATGTCGAGACACGGATCATCGAATACCGCAGGCGCACTCCCGACACCGGCATCACCGGCCGCGGCGGCGATCTGATCGCCGCGGCGCTGACCGACGTGCTCAATGACGGACTGTCGATGGTCTACTCGTTTTACGAGCCGGGCGAACAGAACCGCTCGCTCGGCACCTTCATGATCCTCGACCACATCGCCCGCGCCCGCCGGCTCGGACTGCCTTACGTCTATCTCGGCTACTGGATCGAGGGCTCCAAGAAGATGGACTACAAGGGCCGCTATTTGCCGCAGCAGCGGCTGGCCTCCAGCGGCTGGATCCGCGTCGATGCCTCGGGCGAGCATCCGGAGCCGCAGGACTGA
- a CDS encoding Nramp family divalent metal transporter: protein MDVKTPRPDPEIPLQPAVAAAGWRSPRGEPSLSNMFGSIQTRASGSFWRKLVAFLGPGYLVAVGYMDPGNWATSLAGGSKYGYALLSVALVSNVMAIILQSLCTRLGVGAGRDLAQACRDAYPRWVSWPLWLSAEIAITATDLAEVIGTAIGLNLLFGIPLELGVLITAADVFLVLALQAFGFRWIEAFVVALLGVIAACFAIQIAMADPEWGAVIAGFAPTTKILTEPGMLYLALGILGATVMPHNLYLHSGLVQTRGFGDSVPERREAIKLATIDSTVALTFALTINASILILAAATFHHTGKTDVAELDQAHALLAPMLGSTLAPTLFGIALLACGLNSTITATLAGQIVMEGFIQFKMAPWLRRMVTRMIAIVPAVVVTIWFGEKGTGQLLILSQVVLSLQLPFAVVPLVMFTASRAKMGVFVAPRWLTTAAVAIAAIIIALNIKLVFDFVTGA from the coding sequence ATGGATGTGAAAACGCCTCGACCTGATCCGGAGATTCCCCTGCAGCCCGCGGTTGCGGCGGCAGGTTGGCGCTCGCCCCGTGGCGAGCCTTCGTTGTCGAATATGTTCGGCTCGATCCAGACCCGCGCCAGCGGATCGTTCTGGCGCAAGCTGGTCGCGTTTCTCGGCCCCGGCTATCTGGTCGCGGTCGGCTATATGGACCCCGGCAACTGGGCCACCTCGCTCGCCGGCGGCTCCAAATACGGCTATGCGCTGCTCAGCGTCGCGCTGGTCTCCAACGTCATGGCGATCATTCTGCAGTCGCTCTGCACCCGGCTCGGCGTCGGCGCGGGGCGCGACCTGGCGCAGGCCTGCCGTGACGCGTATCCGCGCTGGGTGTCCTGGCCGCTGTGGCTGTCGGCGGAGATCGCGATCACCGCCACCGATCTCGCCGAGGTGATCGGCACTGCGATCGGCCTCAATCTGCTGTTCGGCATTCCGCTCGAACTCGGCGTGCTGATCACCGCCGCCGACGTGTTTCTGGTGCTGGCGCTGCAGGCGTTCGGCTTCCGCTGGATCGAAGCCTTCGTGGTGGCGCTGCTCGGCGTGATCGCTGCCTGCTTCGCGATTCAGATCGCGATGGCCGATCCGGAGTGGGGCGCGGTGATCGCCGGCTTCGCTCCAACCACGAAGATCCTCACCGAACCCGGCATGCTGTATCTGGCGCTCGGCATTCTCGGCGCCACGGTGATGCCGCACAATCTCTATCTGCATTCCGGCCTGGTGCAGACCCGCGGCTTCGGCGACAGCGTCCCAGAACGTCGCGAGGCGATCAAACTCGCCACCATCGATTCGACGGTCGCGCTGACCTTCGCGCTCACCATCAATGCCTCGATCCTGATCCTCGCCGCGGCAACCTTCCATCACACCGGCAAGACAGACGTGGCGGAGCTCGATCAGGCGCACGCCCTTTTGGCGCCGATGCTCGGCTCGACGCTGGCGCCGACGCTGTTCGGCATCGCGCTGCTAGCCTGCGGCCTTAACTCGACCATCACCGCGACGCTGGCCGGGCAGATCGTGATGGAGGGCTTCATCCAGTTCAAGATGGCGCCATGGCTACGCCGGATGGTGACGCGGATGATCGCGATCGTGCCGGCCGTGGTGGTGACGATCTGGTTCGGCGAGAAAGGCACCGGACAATTGCTGATTCTCAGCCAGGTGGTGCTCAGCCTGCAATTGCCGTTCGCCGTGGTGCCGCTGGTGATGTTCACCGCCAGCCGCGCCAAGATGGGCGTGTTCGTCGCGCCGCGCTGGCTGACGACGGCGGCGGTGGCGATCGCCGCGATCATCATCGCGCTGAACATCAAGCTGGTGTTCGACTTCGTGACCGGCGCGTAG
- the parC gene encoding DNA topoisomerase IV subunit A, with product MGKRLIPPEPAEIHEVQLRDALEERYLAYALSTIMHRALPDARDGLKPVHRRILYGMRLLRLDPGTPFKKSAKIVGDVMGSFHPHGDQSIYDALVRLAQDFSSRYPLVDGQGNFGNIDGDNPAAYRYTEARMTDVARLLLDGIDEDGVAFRPNYDGQSKEPVVLPGGFPNLLANGAQGIAVGMATAIPPHNAAELCDAALHLIEKPDAKSKALLRFVKGPDFPTGGIVIDSKESIAEAYTTGRGAFRTRAKWLQEEGARGTWVVVVTEIPWLVQKSRLIEKIAELLNEKKLPLVGDIRDESAEDVRVVIEPKSRAVDPALMMESLFRLTELESRIPLNLNVLVKGRIPKVLGLAECLREWLDHLRDVLLRRSNYRKAQIEHRLEVLGGYLIAYLNIDKVIKIIRTEDEPKPVLMKAFNLTDVQAEAILNMRLRSLRKLEEFEIRTEDKNLRAELKGINAILKSETEQWAKVGEQVRKVREMFGPKTPLGKRRTQFADAPEHDLAAIEEAFVEREPVTVVISDKGWVRTLKGHVEDLSGLNFKQDDKLGRSFFAETTSKLLLLATNGRFYSLEVAKLPGGRGHGEPIRMFIDMEQDAAIVEMFVHKGGRKFLIASHDGQGFVVGEDDCVGTTRKGKQIINVEMPNEARALTVVGEGSDSVAVIGENRKMLIFPLDQVPEMTRGRGVRLQKYKDGGLSDIATFASKQGLGWRDSAGREFSVTIKELAEWRGNRADAGRLPPKGFPKSNKFGRGIE from the coding sequence ATGGGAAAACGACTGATTCCGCCGGAGCCGGCCGAGATTCACGAAGTCCAGCTTCGTGACGCTCTGGAAGAGCGCTATCTCGCTTACGCGCTCTCGACCATCATGCATCGCGCGCTGCCGGACGCCCGGGACGGGCTGAAGCCGGTGCATCGGCGCATCCTCTACGGCATGCGCCTGCTGCGGCTCGACCCCGGCACGCCGTTCAAGAAGTCGGCCAAGATCGTCGGCGACGTGATGGGTTCGTTCCATCCGCACGGCGACCAGTCGATCTATGACGCGCTGGTGCGCCTCGCGCAGGACTTCTCCTCACGCTACCCGCTGGTCGACGGCCAGGGCAATTTCGGCAATATCGACGGCGACAATCCGGCCGCCTACCGTTACACCGAAGCCCGCATGACCGACGTCGCGCGGCTGCTGCTCGACGGCATCGACGAGGACGGCGTCGCGTTTCGGCCGAACTACGACGGCCAGTCGAAAGAGCCGGTGGTGCTGCCCGGCGGCTTCCCGAACCTTCTCGCCAACGGCGCGCAAGGCATCGCAGTCGGCATGGCGACCGCGATCCCGCCGCACAACGCCGCCGAACTCTGCGACGCCGCCCTGCATCTGATCGAGAAGCCGGACGCCAAGTCGAAGGCGCTGCTGCGTTTCGTGAAAGGCCCGGACTTCCCGACTGGCGGCATCGTCATCGATTCCAAGGAGAGCATCGCCGAGGCCTACACGACCGGCCGCGGCGCGTTCCGCACCCGCGCTAAGTGGCTGCAGGAAGAGGGCGCGCGCGGCACCTGGGTCGTGGTCGTCACCGAGATTCCCTGGCTGGTGCAGAAGTCACGGCTGATCGAGAAGATCGCCGAATTGCTGAACGAGAAGAAGCTGCCGCTGGTCGGCGACATCCGCGACGAATCCGCCGAAGACGTGCGCGTCGTGATCGAGCCGAAGTCGCGCGCGGTCGACCCGGCCCTGATGATGGAATCGCTGTTCCGGCTCACCGAGCTGGAAAGCCGGATCCCGCTCAATCTCAACGTGCTGGTGAAGGGCCGCATCCCCAAGGTGCTCGGCCTCGCCGAATGCCTGCGCGAATGGCTCGACCATCTCCGCGACGTGCTGCTGCGCCGCTCGAACTATCGCAAGGCGCAGATCGAGCACCGGCTCGAAGTGCTCGGCGGCTATCTGATCGCCTATCTGAACATCGACAAGGTGATCAAGATCATCCGCACCGAGGACGAGCCCAAGCCCGTCCTGATGAAGGCCTTCAACCTCACCGACGTGCAGGCCGAAGCGATCCTCAACATGCGGCTGCGGTCTTTGCGCAAGCTCGAGGAATTCGAGATCCGCACCGAGGACAAGAATCTGCGCGCCGAGCTGAAGGGCATCAACGCGATTCTGAAATCCGAGACCGAGCAGTGGGCCAAGGTCGGCGAACAGGTGCGCAAGGTGCGCGAGATGTTCGGGCCGAAGACGCCGCTCGGCAAGCGCCGTACGCAATTCGCAGACGCCCCGGAGCACGATCTCGCCGCGATCGAGGAAGCCTTCGTCGAGCGTGAGCCGGTCACCGTGGTGATTTCCGACAAGGGCTGGGTGCGCACGCTGAAGGGCCACGTCGAGGATCTGTCGGGCCTGAACTTCAAGCAGGACGACAAGCTTGGGCGGTCGTTCTTTGCCGAGACCACGTCGAAGCTGCTGCTGCTGGCGACCAACGGCCGATTCTATTCGCTCGAGGTCGCCAAGCTTCCCGGCGGCCGCGGCCATGGCGAGCCGATCCGGATGTTCATCGACATGGAGCAGGATGCCGCGATCGTTGAGATGTTCGTGCACAAGGGCGGCCGCAAATTCCTGATCGCCAGCCATGACGGCCAGGGTTTTGTCGTCGGCGAGGACGACTGCGTCGGCACCACCCGCAAGGGCAAGCAGATCATCAATGTCGAGATGCCGAACGAGGCGAGGGCGCTGACCGTCGTCGGCGAAGGCTCGGACAGCGTCGCGGTGATCGGCGAAAACCGCAAGATGCTGATCTTCCCGCTCGACCAGGTGCCGGAGATGACCCGCGGCCGCGGCGTGCGGCTGCAGAAATACAAGGACGGTGGCCTGTCCGACATTGCGACCTTCGCATCCAAGCAGGGTCTCGGCTGGCGCGATTCCGCCGGCCGCGAGTTCAGCGTGACGATCAAGGAACTGGCTGAATGGCGCGGCAACCGCGCCGATGCCGGTCGGCTGCCGCCCAAGGGTTTTCCGAAGTCGAACAAGTTCGGCCGCGGCATCGAGTAG
- a CDS encoding TetR/AcrR family transcriptional regulator: MFCEVVKGEAAVDNMDRMESEVSDRERPVMEATLRLIGRGGLKGVTHRAVAAETGLSLGAITHYFGTRDLLVEAALKFALMREVKRLRALALSLQSDALDVEAWIDALVGWYTKELASDAEIHTACYEAFLAAARDDRYRPIVAEWYETWRRSAELALTAAGSGSPRLHAEIFVSALVGIVLQQLAAPRRKFGAETRAALSELVRGLIGSSGRT; the protein is encoded by the coding sequence ATGTTCTGTGAAGTGGTTAAGGGCGAGGCGGCTGTCGACAACATGGACAGGATGGAATCCGAAGTCAGCGACCGCGAACGCCCGGTGATGGAGGCGACGTTGCGCCTGATCGGGCGCGGCGGGCTCAAGGGCGTCACCCACAGGGCGGTCGCGGCCGAAACCGGCTTGTCGCTCGGCGCGATCACCCATTATTTCGGCACGCGCGATCTGCTGGTGGAGGCCGCGCTGAAATTCGCTCTGATGCGTGAGGTCAAGCGTCTGCGCGCGCTGGCGCTGAGCCTGCAGAGCGACGCGCTCGACGTGGAAGCGTGGATCGACGCACTGGTCGGCTGGTACACCAAAGAGCTCGCCTCCGATGCCGAGATCCACACCGCCTGCTACGAGGCGTTCCTGGCGGCGGCGCGCGACGATCGCTACCGGCCGATCGTCGCCGAATGGTACGAGACCTGGCGACGCAGCGCCGAGCTGGCGCTGACCGCCGCGGGCTCCGGCAGCCCGCGGCTCCATGCGGAGATTTTCGTCTCGGCGCTGGTCGGGATCGTGCTGCAGCAGCTCGCGGCTCCGCGCCGGAAGTTCGGGGCGGAGACGCGTGCTGCCTTGTCGGAACTGGTGCGCGGCCTGATCGGAAGCAGCGGGCGGACGTAA
- a CDS encoding glutathione S-transferase family protein: protein MPTYRLHYFPESGNSYKLALMLTLCGQTFEPVWTDFGSGVTRTPEWRARVNPMGEIPVLEQDGARLTQTAPILLQLAERHGRFGGASADEKFEVLRWLFWDNHKLSSYCATYRFSRTYMPSANRDVQAYFRRRIDDALTILGTHLSDRAFAAGDAPTIADFSMMAYLSFPDEETGFDLPTNHPAVHAWLGRIAALPGWRSPYDLLPGPRLPRYF, encoded by the coding sequence GTGCCGACCTACCGCCTGCATTATTTCCCCGAATCCGGAAACAGCTACAAGCTCGCATTGATGTTGACGCTGTGCGGACAGACGTTCGAGCCGGTCTGGACCGACTTCGGCAGCGGCGTCACCCGGACCCCGGAATGGCGCGCGCGCGTCAATCCGATGGGCGAGATTCCGGTGCTGGAACAAGACGGCGCGCGGCTGACCCAAACCGCGCCGATCCTGCTGCAGCTCGCCGAGCGTCACGGCCGGTTCGGCGGCGCGAGCGCCGACGAAAAATTCGAGGTGCTGCGCTGGCTGTTCTGGGACAACCACAAGCTCAGCAGCTATTGCGCGACCTACCGCTTCTCGCGCACCTATATGCCCTCGGCGAACCGGGACGTGCAGGCGTATTTTCGCAGGCGGATCGACGACGCGCTCACCATTCTCGGCACGCATCTGAGCGACCGCGCCTTCGCCGCCGGCGACGCGCCAACCATCGCCGATTTTTCGATGATGGCGTATTTGTCGTTCCCCGACGAGGAGACCGGCTTCGACCTGCCCACGAACCATCCGGCGGTGCATGCGTGGCTCGGCCGGATCGCCGCCCTGCCGGGATGGCGCTCGCCCTACGATCTGCTGCCAGGCCCGCGGTTGCCGCGCTACTTCTGA
- the recO gene encoding DNA repair protein RecO has protein sequence MEWSDEGIILGVRRHGEAGAIVELLTRGHGRHLGLVRGGASSRLRPLLQPGNSVLAVWRARLDEHLGYYQLEGTRMRAATMLASSHAVYGITHLASLARLLPERDPHEDIYEMLEHTLDDFDDVAEAATHLIRFELAMLAELGFGLDLSSCAATGATAELIYVSPKSGSAVSRSAGEPWRDKLLRLPGFLRDDHDGRNGWSDQDLRDGFELTGRFLLRNVLEPRGQGHSDARDGFINAVAKHLARVAIP, from the coding sequence ATGGAATGGAGCGACGAGGGCATCATTCTCGGGGTCCGGCGGCACGGCGAGGCCGGCGCGATCGTCGAGTTGCTGACGCGCGGCCACGGCCGTCATCTCGGCCTGGTGCGCGGCGGCGCGTCGTCGCGGCTGCGGCCGCTGCTGCAGCCCGGCAACAGCGTGCTCGCGGTCTGGCGCGCGCGACTCGACGAGCACCTCGGTTACTACCAGCTCGAAGGCACGCGGATGCGCGCCGCCACGATGCTTGCGTCGTCGCACGCGGTCTACGGCATCACCCATCTCGCGTCGCTGGCGCGGCTGCTGCCGGAGCGCGACCCGCACGAAGACATCTACGAGATGCTGGAGCACACGCTCGACGATTTCGACGACGTCGCCGAGGCGGCGACGCATCTGATCCGGTTCGAGCTGGCGATGCTGGCGGAGCTCGGCTTCGGTCTCGATCTGTCGTCCTGCGCCGCGACCGGCGCGACCGCCGAACTGATCTACGTCTCGCCGAAATCCGGCAGCGCCGTGTCGCGCTCCGCCGGCGAGCCGTGGCGCGACAAGCTGCTGCGGCTGCCGGGCTTTCTGCGCGACGACCATGACGGACGCAACGGCTGGTCCGACCAGGATCTGCGCGACGGCTTCGAATTGACCGGCCGCTTCCTGCTGCGCAACGTGCTGGAGCCGCGCGGGCAGGGCCATTCCGACGCCCGCGACGGCTTCATCAATGCGGTGGCGAAGCATCTGGCGCGGGTTGCGATCCCTTGA
- the era gene encoding GTPase Era has protein sequence MPEITEAAPATRCGFVALIGAPNVGKSTLVNALVGSKVTIVSRKVQTTRALIRGIVIDGGSQIVLVDTPGIFAPKRRLDRAMVRTAWTGAHDADLVCVLLDARSGIDEQAETIFGNLANVGHPKVLVINKIDLVPREKLLALTQAANERLRFDQTYMVSALSGDGVDDLRRGLAAGVPVGPFHYPEDQMSDAPLRHLAAEITREKIFRKLHQELPYQSTVETDVWTERSDRSVRIEQTIFVERESQRKIVLGKGGATIKSIGAEARKEIGEILEQKVHLFLFVKVREDWENDPDRYREMGLEFPKE, from the coding sequence ATGCCTGAAATCACTGAAGCGGCTCCGGCCACCCGTTGCGGCTTCGTCGCGCTGATCGGCGCTCCGAACGTCGGCAAGTCCACGCTGGTCAATGCGCTGGTCGGCTCAAAGGTCACCATCGTGTCGCGCAAGGTGCAGACCACGCGCGCGCTGATCCGCGGCATCGTCATCGACGGCGGCTCGCAGATCGTGCTGGTCGATACGCCCGGCATCTTCGCGCCGAAGCGCCGGCTCGATCGCGCGATGGTGCGGACGGCATGGACCGGCGCGCACGACGCCGATCTGGTGTGTGTGCTGCTCGACGCCCGCAGCGGGATCGACGAACAGGCCGAGACGATCTTCGGCAATCTCGCAAATGTCGGTCATCCGAAGGTGCTGGTGATCAACAAGATCGATCTGGTGCCGCGCGAAAAGCTGCTGGCGCTGACGCAGGCCGCCAACGAGCGGCTGCGGTTCGACCAGACCTACATGGTGTCGGCGCTGTCGGGCGACGGCGTCGATGATCTCCGCCGCGGGCTCGCCGCGGGCGTCCCCGTCGGCCCGTTCCACTATCCCGAAGACCAGATGTCGGATGCCCCGCTGCGGCATCTCGCGGCCGAGATCACCCGCGAGAAGATCTTCCGCAAGCTGCATCAGGAACTGCCGTATCAGTCGACGGTCGAGACCGACGTCTGGACCGAGCGCAGTGACCGCTCGGTGCGGATCGAGCAGACGATCTTCGTCGAGCGCGAAAGCCAGCGCAAGATCGTGCTCGGCAAGGGCGGGGCGACGATCAAGTCGATCGGCGCCGAAGCCCGCAAGGAAATCGGCGAGATCCTCGAACAGAAGGTCCATCTGTTCCTGTTCGTCAAAGTGCGCGAAGACTGGGAGAACGACCCGGATCGCTACCGCGAGATGGGCCTCGAATTTCCGAAGGAATAG
- the rnc gene encoding ribonuclease III, which translates to MIEDVTSIDSPPTASDSAAPTSPAEPPTDRKRRSRAKSKAMAVAIEQRIGHSFADPALLNTALTHVSALKSARNRSDSYQRLEFLGDHVLGLVVSDMLYRAFPNADEGELSKRLADLVRKETCADVARSLDLDEGVRLGTVGAGAGARLRKSVLGDICEAVIGAVFLDGGYPAAAEFVQRNWTERMRKPARSLRDPKTVLQEWAQGKGLPTPVYREVERTGPHHDPQFRVAVSLPGLDPAEGVGGSKRAAEKVAASVMLAREGVSAGGHDA; encoded by the coding sequence ATGATCGAGGATGTAACCAGCATCGACAGCCCGCCGACGGCCAGCGACTCTGCTGCGCCGACGTCGCCGGCCGAACCGCCTACTGACCGCAAACGGCGCAGCAGGGCGAAGTCGAAAGCCATGGCGGTCGCGATCGAACAGCGGATCGGACACAGCTTCGCAGACCCGGCACTGTTGAATACCGCGCTGACCCACGTGTCCGCTTTGAAGTCCGCGCGCAATCGTTCCGACAGCTACCAGCGGCTGGAGTTTCTAGGCGATCACGTGCTCGGCCTCGTCGTCTCCGACATGCTGTATCGCGCCTTCCCGAACGCCGACGAGGGCGAGCTGTCGAAGCGGCTTGCCGACCTGGTGCGCAAGGAAACCTGCGCCGACGTCGCCCGCAGCCTCGATCTCGACGAAGGCGTCAGGCTCGGCACCGTCGGAGCCGGCGCGGGTGCGCGCCTGCGCAAATCCGTGCTCGGCGACATCTGCGAGGCCGTGATCGGCGCGGTGTTCCTCGATGGCGGCTATCCGGCCGCGGCCGAGTTCGTGCAGCGCAACTGGACCGAGCGGATGCGCAAGCCGGCGCGCTCGCTGCGCGATCCCAAGACCGTGTTGCAGGAATGGGCGCAGGGCAAGGGCCTGCCGACGCCGGTGTATCGCGAGGTCGAGCGCACCGGGCCGCATCACGATCCGCAATTCCGCGTCGCCGTCAGCCTGCCGGGGCTCGATCCCGCCGAAGGCGTCGGCGGCAGCAAGCGCGCCGCGGAGAAAGTCGCCGCCTCGGTGATGCTGGCCCGCGAAGGCGTCAGCGCTGGCGGTCACGATGCCTGA